DNA from Metabacillus flavus:
GCATTGTAATTGTATTCGGTCCAAAATCAAAGTGGAACGATCCAAGTTTCACCGGCATCATTTTTCCGCCCGGATGACTGTTTTTTTCAGCCACGGTGACGTCCCAGCCTTTACTGGCAAGGGTGATTGCTGCAGAAAGACCGCCAAGGCCCGCTCCGATCACTACGGCTTTTTTCATCGCTTTCCTTCTCCTTTAAAGAACGTTTAGAAAATCGTTTGTATCACGCGAAATGACCTTTCTTTTCAGCTCGTCAAGCCCAGCGGTAAACAGATCTTCAAGAATTCTTGTTTTTTCTTTCCGGCTGCCGCCCAAATCTAAATAGGAAATCGGCTCGCCGATGGCAATATAAAGCTCCTGTTTCTTTTCGGATCCAAATGAATAGTAAAGGGCAATCGGCAGAATCGGTGTTTCCGGACTGATCTCAGCCATGGCTATGATACCTGATAGGAATTCTAAAGGCCGCTGTTCTAGATGTCTTTCGTCTCCCTGCGGGAAAATGGCGACACTCTTGCCCTCTTTAAGGAGCGATCCTCCATATTTAATTGATTGAATAATATCTCTCGGGTTTTCCCGGTTCACAGAAAACGCTCCTAGCCGGCGGAAGTAGGGGAAATCCTTAAGGCCCTTCTCATGCATCATTATATTGAAATCCTGTCTAAGCACCGTCCTGTTTATATAATGAAGGACAAGGCCATCCCACCAGGTGCTGTGATTTGCACACCACAGTGCTTTCAAGGGCAGGTTTTCTTCAGTATGTATATAGATTCCTTTAAAATGATGTTTGAACAGCCTTTTGGTATATTGGGAAAATCCAAAATCAAACCACTTGCTTTTGCTGGCTTCGATCATGTGAACCCCTCTTTACTGAGAAAATATAGCATGCCAGTACAAGTACTGCAGGAATCATGGAGAAGCCGACAGCAAGCCAGAGGGAATGAAGCGCCGCCAGCAGTACGAACATAAACAGCACTAAAAAGTACACAGCCGTAATCCGGTTTTGCCATAGCGGAACGTGTGTGTATCGCTCTTTTTCCGCCAGCCCAATAATCAAATGGAGAACAAACGCCGTAATGAACCATCCTGAAAAATTTGAAAACGGGATGTTGTAATAAAAACTTTCCGCTGTCCAAACCCAGTATTCCTTTACTTCAGCTGCGACGGGGTCGATGATTAAGTCAATCATTACTGCCAGCAGCCCGCCGATTGCACTGAAAACGATTATGGGAGCATGGGGGAAAAAGGCTTTTAAAATAGCATGTGAACCGCCAATCACCATGAGCCATGCAAAGCCGATCGCAATGGGAACACCCAGAATTTGAGGACCGAAATCCTTTGTATAATAGTAGTCGCCGAAAAGGATTCCGTATTCCACACCCAGATGCTCAGCGAAAATAGAAAGAAGGATGACCGTCAATGATAAGCCAATCCCCATTTTCGGGCCGTATGTATGATAGAAATATACTCCTCCAAGAATTCCGGCCACTATGAGAAAAACAACGTTGGCCCATTCCAGCCAAACTGGCAGAATGTCAAACCCAAGCAAAATAACACCGCAGCCGTACCAAATAAGAAAAAAAACATAAAGCCAATGATCCGCCTTCAAATTCTTCACCTCTTTATCGTCATTATAGGCAAAGGGAGGCAGACTGCACAAGAAAAGAGTGGTTGCATGGCTGATTTTGAAACTTTTACCATCCGAAGTCGACTAATTTGATAATGTAACGCTTTTTCCATACCCCTGTTGCTGCTATGGAAGGGATTCGACTACTAAATAAGGGAGAGAATTCATGAAGCTAAAAAAAATCATGGCATTTTTCATGCTCGCAGCATTGGCACTTTCCGCTTGTTCAAAAGAGGAAGCTCAAACATCAGGTTATGCTGATGGCGAGCTGCCTTCTCAAATCGGAGCTCCAGGCAAGGAAGATGAATATTTTGTATGGCCGTTAAACATTCACAAGCAAACAGAATATAGTCCCCATACGGGAAAGTATTTCAAGAGAAGGGGAGGCTTCCACTTTGATACCTCAGGGTACTATATGTCTGCGAAATCCCCTGTACATGCTGTGATAAAAGTGGCTTCTGCTGAGAAAACCATCCGCTATCAGCTGACAGAAAGAGACCGCCATTACAAAAAACTGAAACTGGTTGCGGAAAAGACGGCAAAAATGGAAAACTTCTCTGCGGTTTTGCCTGATAAAGAAAATGCTCTGTATTTGATTAGCATTGAAATTCTGGATGAAGCCGGACAGGTAGAGGATACAGCCGTTGAGCTCATTTACGTTCCAACAGCTGAAATTAACGCAAAGGTATATCTAAATAAAAACAAGATATCAAAATCGGACAGTCTTCAACTAACGCTGGAAAATTACGGTCCTCAGGAATTATTAACCGGAGAATCGTATCATTTCGAAAAATGGACGGCAGGTAAATGGAAACAGTTAAATCTGGATATGGCATTTAAGAGTATAGGAATTACCGTACTTCCTGGAAAATCCCAAACATTAAAGCTTGATACATCGAGATTACATTCCGGAAAATACAGAGTTGTAAAGGACGTTCATAATGAATTAAGAATGAAGACTGATCTGGCAGCAGAATTTGAAATAAAATAATATGGTATTAGTAAAGAGAGCATCTCCTCCTGATGCTCTTTTTTATTGATCAGCCAGTGCGCCCTCTGAAGGAATCTCATTTTCCTCAATTGATTGAACTCCGTATAGATCCGAGATCTCCTTTTCTACAGCGTCTAAGAATTCATCAGTTAATAACGGTTTCTTTTCTTTTAACATGGTCTTTCCTCCAATCTTTTTATGATTTATTGTTTCCGATTCGGAACGATTTTATCTCTATTTAGCCATTCGAAAATAAAGCGAAAATTTTTATTTACATTTCCTATTGAGGGGAGTATGATAATCAACGGTTTCATGTTTCTAAATCGCTTAAATCGTGTGATACGGGGGACCCGTTAGAAATGGATTTTTACATAATGAATCCTTGGGGTGAATCCTTAACAGGTAGGGCTACTCAATGGCCCGAATCCGGCAGCTAACCTCGTCAGCGTTATATGAGAAGGAAGGTGGAGCTTGTGAGACAGGAATTTACATGTCTGCAAGTCTGTTAAACATGACTTGCAGGCATTTTTATTGTTAGGATTTTAATTTTTACGGGTAAAAAAGGGCAACTTAAGTTTACTACTATATGGCGGTGAAAAATTTGATTCATTCATTAAAAAGGCTTCTAATCGGGCGGCCATTAAAGTCAGGTGAGCTCGGTGAACAGAAGCTTAACAAAAAGAAGGCGCTGGCCATCCTCTCCTCTGATGCACTGTCCTCGGTTGCATATGGTCCGGAGCAGATCTTAATTGTCCTGGTGACAATTAGCGCGGCAGCTTTCTGGTATTCGATTCCGATTGCATTGGGCGTATTGGTGCTGCTGACAGCTCTTATATTATCCTATCGTCAAATTATATTCGCGTATCCTCACGGAGGAGGAGCATACGTTGTTTCGAAAAACAACCTTGGTGTCAATCCGGGGTTGATTGCCGGCGGTTCCTTGCTGGTTGATTATATATTAACGGTTGCGGTAAGTGTCTCTGCAGGTACGGATGCCATTACATCTGCGTTTCCAGCTTTGCATCCCTACAATGTTGAGATTGCCATTGTCTTTGTGATCCTTTTGACTATTTTAAACTTAAGGGGAGTAACGGAGTCTGCTTCTGTTTTGGCTTATCCTGTTTATTTGTTCGTTTTTGCCTTATTCATTTTGATTGGCGCTGGAATATACAATATATTAACAGGTCATGTATCACCTGATCTCCATACACCG
Protein-coding regions in this window:
- a CDS encoding immunoglobulin-like domain-containing protein, giving the protein MKLKKIMAFFMLAALALSACSKEEAQTSGYADGELPSQIGAPGKEDEYFVWPLNIHKQTEYSPHTGKYFKRRGGFHFDTSGYYMSAKSPVHAVIKVASAEKTIRYQLTERDRHYKKLKLVAEKTAKMENFSAVLPDKENALYLISIEILDEAGQVEDTAVELIYVPTAEINAKVYLNKNKISKSDSLQLTLENYGPQELLTGESYHFEKWTAGKWKQLNLDMAFKSIGITVLPGKSQTLKLDTSRLHSGKYRVVKDVHNELRMKTDLAAEFEIK
- a CDS encoding lysophospholipid acyltransferase family protein, with amino-acid sequence MIEASKSKWFDFGFSQYTKRLFKHHFKGIYIHTEENLPLKALWCANHSTWWDGLVLHYINRTVLRQDFNIMMHEKGLKDFPYFRRLGAFSVNRENPRDIIQSIKYGGSLLKEGKSVAIFPQGDERHLEQRPLEFLSGIIAMAEISPETPILPIALYYSFGSEKKQELYIAIGEPISYLDLGGSRKEKTRILEDLFTAGLDELKRKVISRDTNDFLNVL
- a CDS encoding carotenoid biosynthesis protein produces the protein MKADHWLYVFFLIWYGCGVILLGFDILPVWLEWANVVFLIVAGILGGVYFYHTYGPKMGIGLSLTVILLSIFAEHLGVEYGILFGDYYYTKDFGPQILGVPIAIGFAWLMVIGGSHAILKAFFPHAPIIVFSAIGGLLAVMIDLIIDPVAAEVKEYWVWTAESFYYNIPFSNFSGWFITAFVLHLIIGLAEKERYTHVPLWQNRITAVYFLVLFMFVLLAALHSLWLAVGFSMIPAVLVLACYIFSVKRGSHDRSQQKQVV